One part of the Salvelinus fontinalis isolate EN_2023a chromosome 4, ASM2944872v1, whole genome shotgun sequence genome encodes these proteins:
- the LOC129853035 gene encoding STAM-binding protein-like A isoform X2: MADHTDVSLSPEDRVRALTKKGSSVDVNEDVPPRRYFRSGVEMIRMANTYTEEGNAEHAFVLYNKYITLFIEKLPKHRDYKTANIPEKKDTLKRLKEVAFPQAEVLKKALLKLYEQEHAQYLLKKKAEEATLAQQQSKQQALEAERERVVELQRRQREQEQFSAFEEMIRRQELEKERQRILQEFHAPGTPPPDAPLLPGIQGPPPPLAVSPTPPQSPGDSASRVRPPGGSTGPAALPTFDRTLKPMSANTMDGMVDGIRQLAVPSELCSSFLRLAESNTSRAVETCGILCGKLLRNAFTVTHVIVPKQNGGPDYCDTENEEELFLIQDQFDLITLGWIHTHPTQTAFLSSVDLHTHCSYQLMMPEAIAIVCSPKFNETGYFRINDRVCVCVCVGRATTE, encoded by the exons ATGGCAGACCACACGGATGTCAGCCTGTCCCCTGAGGACCGTGTCCGTGCCCTGACCAAGAAGGGCAGCTCTGTGGACGTGAACGAGGACGTTCCTCCCCGGAGGTACTTCAGGTCAGGCGTAGAGATGATTCGTATGGCCAACACCTACACCGAGGAGGGCAACGCCGAGCACGCCTTCGTACTCTACAACAAGTACATCAC GCTCTTCATTGAGAAGCTTCCTAAACACAGAGATTACAAAACAGCCAACATTCCAGAGAAGAAGGACACCTTGAAG AGACTGAAGGAGGTGGCCTTCCCTCAAGCAGAGGTGCTGAAGAAGGCTCTTCTCAAGTTATATGAGCAGGAGCATGCACAGTATCTCCTCAAGAAG AAAGCGGAGGAGGCGACCTTGGCGCAGCAACAGTCGAAGCAGCAGGCGCTAGAAGCAGAGCGGGAACGCGTGGTGGAACTGCAGCGGCGCCAACGGGAACAAGAGCAGTTCAGCGCCTTCGAGGAGATGATCAG ACGGCAGGAgctggagaaggagagacagcgtATCCTTCAGGAGTTCCATGCTCCTGGGACCCCTCCCCCCGATGCACCCCTCCTCCCGGGGATCCAGGGCCCCCCTCCGCCCCTGGCCGtgtcccccaccccccctcagAGCCCGGGGGACAGCGCCAGCCGGGTCAGGCCGCCTGGCGGCAGCACCGGGCCCGCGGCGCTCCCCACCTTCGACCGGACGCTCAAACCTATGAGCGCTA ACACTATGGATGGCATGGTGGATGGGATCCGTCAGCTGGCAGTGCCCTCAGAGCTCTGCAGCAGCTTCCTCAGACTGGCTGAGTCCAACACCAGCCGAGCTGTGGAGACCTGTGGCATCCTCTGTGGGAAACTG CTGAGGAATGCGTTCACAGTGACCCATGTGATCGTGCCGAAGCAGAACGGAGGGCCAGACTACTGCGACACGGAGAACGAAGAGGAGCTGTTCCTGATCCAGGACCAGTTTGACCTCATCACCCTGGGCTGGATACAT ACCCACCCCACCCAGACAGCCTTCCTATCCAGTGTCGATCTCCACACACACTGTTCCTACCAGCTCATGATGCCGGAGGCTATCGCTATCGTCTGCTCACCCAAGTTCAACGA